A part of Microbacterium atlanticum genomic DNA contains:
- the gyrA gene encoding DNA gyrase subunit A: MADDTSAGSATGEPEHDHGRIDQVDLQLEMQRSYLDYAMAVIIGRALPDVRDGLKPVHRRVIYGMYDGGFRPDKSFSKCARVVGEVMGQYHPHGDTAIYDALVRLVQPWSLRYPLAQGQGNFGSPGNMGAAAPRYTETKMAQLALEMVRDIEEETVDFHDNYDGQTQEPSVLPARFPNLLVNGSVGIAVGMATNIPPHNLREVAAGALWALEHPDAPREELLEALLERIPGPDFPTGAQILGTKGIREAYRTGRGSITMRAVVAIEEIQGRTCLVITELPYQVNPDNLAVKIGDLARDGKITGIADIRDETSDRTGQRLVVVLKRDAVAKVVLNNLYKHTQLQENFGANMLAIVDGVPRTLPLDGFISLWVDHQIDVIVRRTAFRLRKAEERMHILRGYLKALDALDEVIALIRRSPTVQEANEGLQKLLDIDEIQADAILQMQLRRLAALERQKIVDEAAELERQIADYQDILATPQRQRDIVRDELTAIVEKFGDERRTHILPGYDGDMSVEDLIPEEEMVVTVTRDGYIKRTRIDNYRSQHRGGKGVKGAQLRADDVVEHFFVTTTHHWLLFFTNKGRVYRSKAYEVPEAGRDAKGQHVANLLALQPDEEIAQILDIRDYSVATYLVLATRNGLVKKTRLSEYDTNRQGGIIAIKLRGQVPDEADEADSGPDDEVVSALLVDEGDDILLISRQGMSLRFSATDSALRPMGRSTSGVKGMDFRPGDSLLSASVATDQGYVFVVTEGGYAKRTSVDQYRVQNRGGLGIKVAKLSLDRGGLAGGLIVSEDDEVLVVLASGKVVRSAVAEVPAKGRDTMGVVFARSDEADRILAIARNGERGLAEEPDDAAADGAEEAPSPDVPSGTDASPETPEESTDS; this comes from the coding sequence ATGGCAGACGACACTTCGGCAGGCTCTGCGACCGGCGAGCCCGAGCACGACCACGGCCGCATCGACCAGGTCGACCTGCAGCTGGAGATGCAGCGCAGCTACCTCGACTACGCGATGGCCGTCATCATCGGCCGGGCGCTCCCGGATGTCCGCGACGGACTGAAGCCGGTGCACCGCCGCGTCATCTACGGCATGTACGACGGCGGGTTCCGCCCCGACAAGTCGTTCTCCAAGTGCGCCCGCGTCGTTGGCGAGGTGATGGGCCAGTACCACCCGCATGGCGACACCGCGATCTACGACGCCCTCGTGCGTCTGGTGCAGCCGTGGTCGCTGCGCTACCCGCTCGCGCAGGGCCAGGGCAACTTCGGGTCGCCCGGCAACATGGGCGCGGCGGCGCCGCGGTACACCGAGACGAAGATGGCCCAGCTCGCGCTCGAGATGGTGCGCGACATCGAAGAGGAGACCGTCGACTTCCACGACAACTACGACGGTCAGACGCAGGAGCCGTCGGTGCTGCCGGCGCGCTTCCCGAACCTGCTCGTCAACGGATCGGTCGGCATCGCGGTCGGCATGGCGACCAACATCCCCCCGCACAACCTCCGCGAGGTCGCCGCCGGCGCGCTGTGGGCGCTGGAGCATCCGGATGCCCCGCGCGAGGAGCTGCTGGAGGCGCTCCTGGAGCGCATCCCCGGCCCGGACTTCCCGACCGGTGCCCAGATCCTCGGCACCAAGGGGATCCGGGAGGCCTACCGCACGGGTCGCGGGTCGATCACGATGCGGGCGGTCGTCGCGATCGAGGAGATCCAGGGCCGCACGTGCCTGGTCATCACCGAGCTGCCGTATCAGGTCAACCCCGACAACCTGGCGGTCAAGATCGGCGACCTCGCCCGTGACGGCAAGATCACCGGCATCGCCGACATCCGCGACGAGACCTCGGACCGCACCGGCCAGCGCCTCGTGGTGGTGCTGAAGCGGGATGCCGTCGCCAAGGTCGTGCTGAACAACCTGTACAAGCACACGCAGCTGCAGGAGAACTTCGGCGCGAACATGCTGGCGATCGTCGACGGAGTGCCGCGCACGCTGCCCCTCGACGGCTTCATCTCGCTGTGGGTCGATCACCAGATCGACGTCATCGTGCGTCGCACCGCCTTCCGCCTGCGCAAAGCGGAAGAGCGCATGCACATCCTGCGCGGCTACCTCAAGGCGCTCGACGCCCTCGACGAGGTCATCGCGCTCATCCGCCGGTCCCCCACCGTCCAGGAGGCGAACGAGGGCCTGCAGAAGCTCCTCGACATCGACGAGATCCAGGCCGACGCGATCCTGCAGATGCAGCTGCGGCGCCTGGCGGCTCTCGAGCGTCAGAAGATCGTCGACGAGGCCGCCGAGCTCGAGCGCCAGATCGCCGACTATCAGGACATCCTCGCCACCCCGCAGCGTCAGCGCGACATCGTCCGCGACGAGCTCACCGCCATCGTCGAGAAGTTCGGCGACGAGCGGCGCACCCACATCCTGCCGGGCTACGACGGCGACATGTCGGTGGAGGACCTCATCCCGGAAGAGGAGATGGTGGTCACCGTCACGCGCGACGGCTACATCAAGCGCACGCGCATCGACAACTACCGCTCCCAGCATCGCGGCGGCAAGGGCGTCAAGGGCGCGCAGCTGCGTGCCGACGACGTCGTCGAGCACTTCTTCGTCACGACCACCCACCACTGGCTGCTGTTCTTCACGAACAAGGGCCGCGTGTACCGGTCGAAGGCCTACGAGGTGCCCGAAGCCGGCCGCGACGCCAAGGGCCAGCACGTCGCCAACCTCCTGGCCCTGCAGCCGGACGAGGAGATCGCCCAGATCCTCGACATCCGCGACTACTCCGTCGCGACCTATCTCGTGCTCGCGACCCGCAACGGCCTGGTGAAGAAGACCCGACTCAGCGAGTACGACACCAACCGCCAGGGCGGCATCATCGCCATCAAGCTCCGCGGCCAGGTGCCGGACGAGGCCGACGAGGCCGACAGCGGTCCCGACGACGAGGTCGTCAGCGCCCTGCTCGTCGATGAGGGCGATGACATCCTCCTCATCAGCCGGCAGGGGATGTCGCTGCGGTTCTCGGCGACCGATTCGGCCCTCCGCCCCATGGGCCGGTCGACCTCCGGCGTGAAGGGCATGGACTTCCGTCCGGGCGACAGCCTGCTCTCGGCGTCGGTCGCCACCGACCAGGGATACGTCTTCGTGGTGACCGAGGGCGGGTACGCCAAGCGCACGTCCGTCGACCAGTACCGCGTGCAGAACCGGGGCGGGCTGGGCATCAAGGTGGCCAAGCTCAGCCTGGATCGGGGCGGTCTCGCCGGTGGTCTGATCGTGTCGGAGGACGACGAGGTCTTGGTGGTCCTTGCCAGCGGCAAGGTGGTACGCTCTGCCGTGGCCGAGGTCCCCGCCAAGGGTCGAGACACGATGGGAGTCGTGTTCGCCCGTTCCGACGAAGCCGATCGCATCCTCGCGATCGCACGCAACGGCGAGCGGGGCCTGGCCGAAGAACCAGACGACGCAGCCGCCGACGGCGCCGAAGAGGCCCCGTCACCCGACGTCCCCAGCGGGACGGATGCCTCGCCCGAGACCCCCGAAGAGAGCACTGACTCATGA
- a CDS encoding DUF3566 domain-containing protein, with translation MSTVADKLAKKSSHKTNAKQVRLRLVYIDFWSAVKLSFLAAIAIAVVTVVAFVMVFLVVQTTGLIARADEFFSSFSDGSILLSQFVSFPQVLAFSAVVAILNLVVVTVLGAVIAGIYNLAVKVTGGLLVGFTSN, from the coding sequence ATGAGCACGGTAGCCGACAAGCTCGCCAAGAAATCCAGCCACAAGACGAACGCCAAGCAGGTGCGCCTGCGTCTGGTGTACATCGACTTCTGGTCTGCCGTGAAGCTGTCCTTCCTCGCCGCCATCGCGATCGCCGTCGTCACCGTCGTGGCGTTCGTGATGGTGTTCCTGGTGGTGCAGACCACCGGCCTCATCGCGCGAGCGGACGAGTTCTTCTCGAGCTTCTCCGACGGCAGCATCCTGCTGTCCCAGTTCGTGAGCTTCCCGCAGGTGCTGGCGTTCTCGGCCGTCGTGGCCATCCTCAATCTCGTCGTCGTGACGGTGCTGGGCGCCGTCATCGCCGGGATCTACAACCTCGCGGTCAAGGTGACCGGCGGTCTGCTGGTCGGCTTCACCTCCAACTGA
- a CDS encoding VIT1/CCC1 transporter family protein — protein sequence MSTEAHPHEPHRAGTGQRLNWLRAGVLGANDGIVSVAALVVGVAGATTDSGALFTAGIAGLVGGAISMALGEYVSVSSQRDSERALIAKERRELRDMPEAELEELTGLYRARGLSDETARQVAVELTAHDALSAHLEIELHIDQDDLVNPWHAALSSAIAFTLGALLPLLAILLPPPDWRVPVTFAAVLIALAATGTLSAVLGGAPRLRAATRLVVGGALALLATWLIGTLLGTTVV from the coding sequence GTGAGCACAGAGGCGCACCCGCACGAGCCGCACCGCGCGGGAACCGGACAGCGGCTGAACTGGCTGCGCGCCGGCGTGCTGGGTGCCAACGACGGCATCGTCTCCGTCGCCGCGCTGGTGGTCGGCGTCGCCGGCGCCACCACCGACAGCGGGGCACTGTTCACGGCCGGCATCGCCGGGCTCGTCGGTGGCGCGATCTCGATGGCACTCGGCGAGTACGTGTCGGTCAGCAGCCAGCGGGACTCCGAGCGCGCTCTGATCGCCAAGGAACGCCGGGAACTGCGCGACATGCCGGAGGCGGAGCTCGAGGAGCTCACCGGACTGTACCGGGCGCGCGGCCTCTCGGACGAGACGGCCCGCCAGGTCGCCGTCGAGCTGACGGCGCACGACGCGCTGTCGGCGCACCTCGAGATCGAGCTGCACATCGATCAGGACGACCTCGTGAACCCCTGGCATGCCGCGCTCTCTTCCGCGATCGCGTTCACGCTCGGCGCCCTGCTGCCGCTGCTGGCGATCCTGCTGCCGCCGCCCGACTGGCGTGTGCCGGTGACATTCGCCGCCGTCCTTATCGCCCTCGCCGCCACCGGCACGCTGTCCGCGGTCCTCGGCGGCGCGCCCCGCCTGCGTGCGGCGACGCGGCTGGTGGTCGGCGGCGCGCTCGCCCTCTTGGCGACCTGGCTCATCGGCACTCTGCTCGGCACGACCGTCGTCTGA
- a CDS encoding alpha/beta fold hydrolase has protein sequence MARRFIIVLLCAAGLTLTACTAAETETEEPGRAETSSEDVAGLVDIGDGRRMYIECAGEGAPTVVLVSGLDAAGDLWNSPLGPEPRVFPEVARTTRVCAYDRPGTTRAIEGGGESRSDPVTQPTTTAEAVADLRALLDAADVAVPVVLIGHSYGGIVSRLFASTHPGDVAGLVLVDSLSSELRDHLSAEEWEIWKQANARTAEQIEDYPDLERMDPDVALDQVTAADAIRQLPLVVITADEKNGPKMRAQADAGGLPPGVPADFGFVIDAAHERAQAEVADLVDGAQHIIAESGHNVMIDNAPVVIDAIRTVVDAVRDGRDATAE, from the coding sequence ATGGCGCGCCGCTTCATCATCGTGCTGCTGTGCGCGGCGGGGCTGACGCTCACGGCGTGCACCGCGGCGGAGACCGAGACCGAGGAGCCGGGCCGGGCGGAGACTTCGAGCGAGGACGTGGCCGGGCTCGTCGACATCGGGGACGGGCGGCGCATGTACATCGAGTGCGCGGGGGAGGGCGCCCCGACCGTCGTGCTCGTGTCGGGGCTGGATGCCGCGGGCGACCTCTGGAACAGCCCGCTGGGTCCCGAGCCCCGCGTCTTCCCCGAGGTGGCTCGCACCACGCGGGTGTGCGCCTACGACCGCCCGGGCACGACGCGCGCGATCGAAGGCGGCGGCGAGAGCAGGAGCGACCCCGTGACGCAGCCGACCACCACCGCCGAGGCGGTGGCGGATCTGCGCGCCCTGCTCGACGCAGCCGATGTCGCGGTGCCGGTCGTGCTCATCGGTCATTCGTATGGCGGGATCGTGAGCCGCCTGTTCGCGAGCACCCACCCCGGCGATGTCGCGGGCCTCGTGCTCGTCGACAGTCTGTCGTCCGAGCTGCGCGATCACCTGAGCGCCGAAGAGTGGGAGATCTGGAAGCAGGCCAACGCGCGCACCGCCGAGCAGATCGAGGACTACCCCGACCTCGAGCGCATGGACCCCGACGTCGCCCTCGATCAGGTGACCGCCGCCGACGCGATCCGGCAGCTTCCCCTCGTGGTCATCACCGCCGACGAAAAGAACGGTCCGAAGATGCGGGCGCAGGCGGACGCGGGAGGTCTGCCGCCCGGTGTCCCGGCGGACTTCGGCTTCGTCATCGACGCTGCCCACGAGCGGGCGCAGGCCGAGGTGGCCGACCTCGTCGATGGTGCGCAGCACATCATCGCTGAGAGCGGCCACAACGTCATGATCGACAACGCGCCCGTCGTCATCGACGCGATCCGCACCGTCGTCGATGCCGTGCGGGACGGCCGGGACGCGACCGCGGAGTGA
- a CDS encoding alpha/beta fold hydrolase yields MADLRGGGRAGRVRLLTIGTLLSFMLGGCASAAPSAEPSRARSDASIAGLFDIGDGREVFMECRGSGSPTVVFVSGTRGAADEWQTLLPGVAPGTPTTFEAVAAHTRACAYDRPGTIRDDGSPTPSTAVAQPTTAAQGADDLEAVLHAAGEEGPYVVVGLSLGGLIAQQFARTFSDDVDGLVLLDSASAHLQRTLTPEQWDAWMAAIAASGDGVAEAPDYEASIDGLGATAALPRGTPVVVMSSDQPWDLQVTPGASTWPAWVEAQRLLAEELGADHLTQTRSGHGLPAEQPQLVTRAILGVVGMLRPAG; encoded by the coding sequence ATGGCCGACCTGCGGGGAGGAGGCCGTGCCGGCCGCGTGCGCCTGCTCACGATCGGCACGCTGCTGTCCTTCATGCTCGGCGGGTGCGCCTCTGCCGCGCCGTCCGCCGAACCCAGCCGTGCGCGCAGCGACGCATCCATCGCCGGCCTCTTCGACATCGGAGACGGACGCGAGGTGTTCATGGAATGCCGGGGCAGCGGGTCGCCGACGGTGGTGTTCGTCTCGGGCACCCGCGGCGCCGCCGACGAATGGCAGACGCTGCTCCCCGGCGTCGCGCCGGGGACGCCGACCACGTTCGAGGCGGTCGCCGCACACACCCGCGCGTGCGCCTACGACCGCCCGGGAACGATCCGCGACGATGGCTCACCCACGCCGTCGACGGCCGTCGCCCAGCCGACGACGGCGGCCCAGGGTGCCGACGACTTGGAGGCCGTCCTGCACGCGGCCGGAGAAGAGGGACCCTATGTCGTGGTGGGACTGTCGCTGGGAGGCCTGATCGCCCAGCAGTTCGCCCGCACCTTCAGCGACGACGTGGACGGCCTGGTGCTGCTGGACTCCGCCAGCGCTCACCTGCAGCGCACACTCACACCCGAGCAGTGGGACGCGTGGATGGCGGCGATCGCCGCGAGCGGCGACGGGGTCGCCGAGGCGCCGGACTACGAGGCGAGCATCGACGGGCTCGGCGCGACCGCCGCCCTTCCCCGCGGGACGCCGGTCGTCGTGATGTCGTCGGACCAGCCGTGGGATCTGCAGGTGACCCCGGGAGCCTCCACCTGGCCGGCGTGGGTCGAGGCGCAACGCCTCCTGGCGGAAGAGCTCGGCGCCGACCACCTCACCCAGACCCGCAGCGGCCATGGCCTGCCCGCCGAGCAGCCGCAACTCGTGACGCGCGCGATCCTGGGTGTCGTGGGGATGCTGCGCCCCGCCGGATGA
- a CDS encoding NUDIX hydrolase — protein MDLRVAAYAVIMDEEDRLLLAHWNEGRRSAWTMPGGGLEPGEDPERAARREVREETGYRVVIERLLGIHSRVIPPGRRLSPGADAPLHTLRVIYRARVTGGRLRHEKDGSTDRAEWFPLADVRALHRVKLVDIALEMAGIELPRQR, from the coding sequence ATGGACCTGCGCGTCGCTGCCTATGCGGTCATCATGGATGAGGAGGACCGTCTTCTGCTCGCGCACTGGAACGAGGGGCGCCGCTCGGCGTGGACGATGCCCGGCGGCGGTCTCGAGCCGGGCGAGGATCCCGAGCGGGCCGCGCGACGCGAGGTGCGGGAGGAGACCGGGTATCGCGTCGTGATCGAGCGGCTCCTCGGCATCCACTCCCGCGTCATCCCGCCGGGCCGCCGGCTGTCACCCGGCGCGGACGCCCCGCTGCACACCCTCCGCGTCATCTATCGCGCCCGCGTCACCGGCGGACGCCTGCGCCACGAGAAGGACGGCTCCACCGATCGGGCGGAGTGGTTCCCGCTCGCCGACGTCAGGGCGCTTCACCGGGTCAAGCTGGTCGACATCGCGCTCGAGATGGCCGGGATCGAACTGCCCCGGCAGCGCTGA
- a CDS encoding aminoacyl-tRNA deacylase yields the protein MPDPATGEGLHGIDRVRAAAAARGLDVEIRERPAANSLAEAAAILGIPPAGIVKTLVVKRSDDTYLFALIPGDRAISWPKLRTVVGVNKLQLPDPARALAATGYERGTIVPIGSTHEWPIYADGAIVGRRIAMGAGAHGYSMFVEADELIAAYGATVADISQPID from the coding sequence ATGCCTGATCCCGCCACCGGCGAGGGTCTGCACGGCATCGACCGCGTTCGCGCGGCGGCTGCCGCGCGCGGTCTGGACGTCGAGATCCGTGAACGGCCGGCGGCGAACAGTCTCGCGGAGGCGGCGGCGATCCTCGGCATCCCGCCCGCCGGGATCGTCAAGACGCTGGTGGTCAAGCGCAGCGACGACACCTACCTCTTCGCGCTCATCCCGGGCGATCGCGCGATCTCGTGGCCGAAGCTGCGGACGGTCGTCGGCGTGAACAAGCTCCAGCTGCCCGACCCGGCGCGCGCGCTGGCCGCCACCGGCTACGAGCGCGGCACCATCGTGCCCATCGGGAGCACGCACGAGTGGCCGATCTACGCCGACGGCGCGATCGTCGGCCGGCGCATCGCGATGGGAGCGGGCGCGCACGGCTACAGCATGTTCGTCGAGGCGGACGAGCTCATCGCCGCCTATGGCGCGACCGTCGCCGACATCTCGCAGCCGATCGACTGA
- a CDS encoding DNA helicase: protein MSLSRKRKKELVKLQKQANSLWESQQLLVGEAASVAREAGRQLGNYGREQIRPQVQANYDKYAAPYVDKGKKVVNTTVIPAAGAVMGSAMSVWDAANDTRSRLAGGRGIDLKAAFRKPAPEPVKTGMGVGGWIAIVLGVAAAVGVLYAAWQTLRADDELWVADDPLRAPDA, encoded by the coding sequence GTGAGCCTCAGCCGCAAGCGCAAGAAGGAACTCGTGAAGCTGCAGAAGCAGGCGAACAGCCTGTGGGAGTCGCAGCAGCTCCTGGTCGGAGAAGCGGCGTCGGTCGCCCGCGAGGCCGGCCGCCAGCTCGGCAACTATGGCCGCGAGCAGATCAGGCCGCAGGTCCAGGCGAACTACGACAAGTACGCCGCACCGTACGTCGACAAGGGCAAGAAGGTCGTCAACACCACGGTCATCCCCGCCGCGGGCGCCGTCATGGGCTCCGCGATGTCGGTGTGGGACGCCGCGAACGACACCCGTTCCCGCCTGGCAGGCGGCCGCGGGATCGACCTCAAGGCGGCATTCCGCAAGCCGGCTCCCGAGCCGGTGAAGACGGGCATGGGCGTGGGCGGCTGGATCGCGATCGTCCTCGGCGTCGCCGCGGCGGTGGGCGTTCTCTACGCGGCGTGGCAGACGCTGCGTGCCGACGACGAGCTGTGGGTCGCGGACGACCCGCTGCGCGCGCCGGATGCCTGA
- a CDS encoding peptidylprolyl isomerase, with product MPLHTAVATIHTNHGDIVVNLFGDHAPRTVQNFIGLSDGSQAWTHPGTGQPGDGPLYKDVVFHRIISGFMIQGGDPLGQGVGGPGYTFNDEINGELTFTEPYKLAMANAGLRRNAITGQAEGTNGSQFFITVPGQGGRGPEWLQGKHTIFGEVADDASKAVVDAISEVPTAAGDRPVEPVVIESIDIATV from the coding sequence ATGCCGCTTCACACTGCAGTCGCAACGATCCACACCAACCACGGCGACATCGTCGTCAACCTCTTCGGCGACCACGCGCCGCGCACGGTGCAGAACTTCATCGGCCTGTCAGACGGCTCGCAGGCGTGGACCCACCCGGGGACCGGGCAGCCGGGTGACGGCCCGCTCTACAAGGACGTCGTGTTCCACCGCATCATCTCGGGCTTCATGATCCAGGGCGGCGACCCGCTGGGTCAGGGCGTGGGCGGCCCCGGCTACACCTTCAACGACGAGATCAACGGCGAGCTCACCTTCACCGAGCCGTACAAGCTCGCCATGGCCAACGCGGGTCTGCGCCGCAACGCAATCACCGGTCAGGCCGAGGGCACCAACGGCTCGCAGTTCTTCATCACCGTCCCGGGCCAGGGCGGCCGCGGCCCCGAGTGGCTGCAGGGCAAGCACACCATCTTCGGCGAGGTGGCCGATGATGCCTCGAAGGCCGTCGTCGACGCGATCAGCGAGGTCCCGACCGCTGCCGGCGATCGTCCGGTCGAGCCCGTCGTCATCGAGTCGATCGACATCGCCACGGTCTGA
- a CDS encoding rhomboid family intramembrane serine protease produces MTTDDLSRNRENFCYRHPDRQSFVLCQRCLRTICPECQTPAAVGVICPECLRDQQKAQSPAQRKAERRWSRPRALSASAGRPVVTYTIIALTAFVFLLSLIPGGVGDAVQGALLFWAPALYPQFNGDFQPWRLVTVSLVHSGFWHVGLNMLALWMIGRSLEPLLGRWRFLALYLLSALGGSVAVTLLSFTTPVVGASGAIFGLFGALLVIGRHIGANIGGIAIILGVNLVIGFIPGFNVSWQAHIGGLVVGLLVGLIFTRTRAVRQRGLQIGLLATVGAGLIALLFVPVLFPGVVIL; encoded by the coding sequence GTGACCACCGACGACCTCAGCCGCAACCGCGAGAACTTCTGCTACCGGCATCCCGATCGACAGAGCTTCGTGCTCTGCCAGCGGTGCCTGCGCACGATCTGCCCCGAGTGCCAGACCCCCGCCGCCGTCGGCGTGATCTGCCCCGAGTGCCTGCGCGATCAGCAGAAGGCGCAGTCCCCTGCGCAGCGGAAGGCGGAGCGTCGGTGGTCGCGCCCGCGGGCGCTCTCGGCGTCCGCCGGACGCCCGGTCGTGACCTACACGATCATCGCCCTCACCGCCTTCGTGTTCCTGCTCTCACTCATCCCGGGCGGGGTGGGCGACGCGGTGCAGGGTGCGCTGCTGTTCTGGGCGCCCGCGCTGTATCCGCAGTTCAACGGTGACTTCCAGCCGTGGCGCCTCGTCACCGTCTCGCTGGTGCACTCCGGCTTCTGGCACGTCGGCCTCAACATGCTGGCGCTGTGGATGATCGGGCGCAGCCTCGAGCCGCTCCTGGGCCGCTGGCGCTTCCTCGCGCTCTACCTCCTCAGTGCGCTCGGCGGCTCGGTCGCCGTCACGCTGCTGTCGTTCACGACACCCGTCGTCGGGGCATCCGGAGCCATCTTCGGCCTCTTCGGAGCCTTGCTGGTCATCGGCCGTCACATCGGCGCGAACATCGGCGGGATCGCGATCATCCTGGGCGTCAACCTCGTCATCGGCTTCATACCCGGTTTCAACGTCTCGTGGCAGGCGCACATCGGCGGTCTCGTGGTGGGCCTGCTCGTGGGCTTGATCTTCACCCGCACGCGCGCGGTCAGACAGCGCGGCCTGCAGATCGGGCTGCTGGCGACGGTGGGCGCCGGGCTCATCGCCCTGCTGTTCGTCCCGGTCCTCTTTCCCGGCGTCGTCATCCTCTAG
- a CDS encoding cell division protein CrgA: MARPGKDDDSLVERAEGEAAPNPVWFKPIMIGLMLIGLVWILVFYLSGMAYPIPGIGAWNLVIGFGIAFIGFLMTTRWR; encoded by the coding sequence ATGGCACGACCCGGCAAAGACGACGACTCGCTCGTCGAGCGCGCAGAAGGCGAGGCCGCACCCAACCCGGTGTGGTTCAAGCCGATCATGATCGGACTGATGCTGATCGGTCTGGTGTGGATCCTCGTCTTCTACCTGAGCGGGATGGCCTACCCTATTCCCGGCATCGGCGCGTGGAACCTCGTGATCGGCTTCGGGATCGCCTTCATCGGCTTCCTGATGACGACGCGCTGGCGATAG
- a CDS encoding class E sortase, with the protein MDEAVAASGRAGGASGRPFRRPSVVGVIGEVLITAGLIVLLYVVWQLWVGDLIYGAERNATGSSLSQEWARESGAAAPTPDPTAETPAEPDEPAPPTPPVLAEPADAEVFAVMRIPRFGADYAVPMAGGVTRERTLDPIGIGHYPGTPMPGQPGNFALAAHRTTWGKPFHRIAELRLGDAIVVETPEGWFTYRFRTLEYVTPTEVEVLLPVPQAIDVPAGTAYITLTSCSPMYAMTERIVAYGVFDSFTPRGEGEPASLQAVA; encoded by the coding sequence GTGGATGAAGCGGTGGCCGCCTCCGGTCGCGCCGGCGGGGCGAGCGGGCGTCCCTTCCGGCGTCCGTCGGTCGTCGGCGTCATCGGCGAGGTCCTCATCACCGCTGGTCTGATCGTGCTGCTGTACGTCGTGTGGCAGCTGTGGGTCGGGGATCTGATCTACGGGGCGGAGCGCAACGCCACCGGCTCGTCGCTCTCGCAGGAGTGGGCGCGCGAGTCCGGCGCCGCGGCGCCCACGCCCGATCCGACGGCGGAGACCCCCGCCGAACCGGATGAGCCCGCTCCCCCGACGCCGCCGGTGCTCGCGGAGCCCGCCGATGCCGAGGTGTTCGCGGTCATGCGCATCCCCCGGTTCGGCGCCGATTACGCCGTGCCGATGGCCGGCGGCGTGACCCGCGAGCGCACGCTCGACCCGATCGGCATCGGGCACTATCCCGGCACGCCGATGCCGGGGCAGCCGGGCAACTTCGCCCTCGCCGCCCACCGCACCACCTGGGGCAAGCCGTTCCACCGCATCGCCGAGCTGCGACTCGGTGACGCGATCGTCGTCGAGACGCCGGAGGGGTGGTTCACCTACCGCTTCCGCACGCTCGAGTACGTCACGCCCACCGAGGTCGAGGTGCTGCTCCCGGTGCCGCAGGCGATCGACGTCCCGGCCGGCACCGCCTACATCACGCTCACCAGCTGCAGCCCCATGTACGCGATGACCGAGCGCATCGTCGCGTACGGGGTGTTCGACTCGTTCACCCCGCGCGGCGAAGGCGAACCCGCGTCCCTGCAGGCGGTGGCCTGA
- a CDS encoding anthranilate synthase component II has translation MTARPPAPILVVDNHDSFVHTLIGYLHELGAETEMVEADRLSDPARDIAGRPGVLISPGPGAPADAGASIDVVRAAAESGIPLLGVCLGHQAIGEAFGARVDHAPELMHGITSRVHHDGSELYTGLADPFVATRYHSLAIVPETIPPELAVTSRTDSGVIMGVAHRSAPIVGVQFHPESVLTDGGYRLLGNWLASVGYPDAATRGAALSPRRSPTRRSSTSA, from the coding sequence GTGACTGCGCGGCCGCCGGCGCCGATCCTCGTCGTCGACAACCACGACAGCTTCGTCCACACCCTCATCGGATATCTGCACGAGCTCGGCGCCGAGACCGAGATGGTCGAGGCCGACCGCCTCAGCGATCCTGCGCGCGACATCGCCGGGCGCCCCGGCGTGCTGATCTCACCGGGCCCCGGCGCGCCGGCAGACGCCGGCGCGTCGATCGACGTCGTCCGCGCGGCGGCGGAGTCCGGCATCCCGCTCCTCGGCGTGTGCCTCGGGCACCAGGCCATCGGAGAGGCCTTCGGCGCTCGCGTCGACCACGCGCCCGAGCTCATGCACGGCATCACCTCGCGGGTGCATCACGACGGCTCGGAGCTCTACACCGGCCTCGCCGACCCGTTCGTGGCGACGAGATACCACTCGCTGGCCATCGTGCCCGAGACGATTCCCCCGGAGCTCGCGGTGACCAGCCGCACCGACAGCGGCGTGATCATGGGAGTCGCCCATCGCAGCGCCCCCATCGTCGGCGTGCAGTTCCACCCCGAGAGCGTGCTCACCGACGGGGGCTACCGGCTGCTGGGCAACTGGCTCGCGTCGGTCGGATATCCGGATGCCGCTACTCGAGGCGCGGCACTCAGCCCCCGGCGATCGCCTACGCGCCGGAGCAGTACGTCAGCGTGA